The following are encoded in a window of Amycolatopsis lexingtonensis genomic DNA:
- a CDS encoding ADP-ribosylglycohydrolase family protein: MRLTWAQPEDLLPHELVQSAAEGKDVSAARARWIAAGGDPVPAVSGAGLAAPGLRALARELLDSLDAPAPEPEPVLPAAPSLPRGSRGRELDAWTGRAAGCLLGKPVEKIPREGIEEILRATGRWPLDRWFTAVGLPADVAERWPWNRRSAPTSLEENIDGMPEDDDLNYPMLALSLVEERGRGFTTDDVAQLWLDNLPAGRVFTAERAAYRNLLDARSDTATFRNPFREWIGALIRADVFGWICPGDVPAAARLARVDARLSHTRNGVYGAMWAAGLASAAMVCDSVDEVLDAAMAAIPASSDLAAAVHFGRSTAANGDVASGLDRLHAEYGNLHWVHVLNNAAVIAYALAKGGGEFGPSVSIAVTAGWDTDSAAATVGGVVGALSGVDEYWSKPLDGRIATSLPGGERRIADLAARTARLAEAAR, encoded by the coding sequence GTGAGGCTGACCTGGGCCCAGCCCGAGGACCTGCTCCCGCACGAGCTGGTCCAGTCCGCCGCGGAGGGCAAGGACGTCTCCGCTGCGCGGGCGCGCTGGATCGCGGCCGGCGGTGACCCCGTGCCCGCGGTCAGCGGCGCGGGTCTCGCGGCCCCCGGGCTGCGGGCGCTGGCGCGGGAGCTGCTGGACTCGCTGGACGCGCCGGCGCCCGAGCCGGAACCGGTCCTGCCCGCGGCGCCTTCGCTGCCGCGCGGGTCCCGGGGCCGCGAGCTGGACGCGTGGACCGGCCGGGCGGCGGGCTGCCTGCTCGGCAAGCCGGTGGAGAAGATCCCGCGCGAAGGGATCGAGGAGATCCTCCGCGCGACCGGCCGGTGGCCCCTCGACCGGTGGTTCACCGCGGTGGGACTGCCCGCCGACGTCGCCGAGCGGTGGCCGTGGAACCGCCGGTCGGCCCCGACGTCGCTCGAGGAGAACATCGACGGGATGCCCGAGGACGACGACCTCAACTACCCGATGCTGGCGCTGTCCCTGGTGGAAGAGCGCGGCCGGGGGTTCACCACCGACGACGTCGCCCAGCTGTGGCTGGACAACCTGCCCGCCGGGCGGGTGTTCACGGCGGAGCGTGCGGCGTACCGGAACCTGCTCGACGCCCGATCCGACACCGCCACCTTCCGGAACCCGTTCCGCGAGTGGATCGGCGCGCTGATCCGCGCGGACGTGTTCGGCTGGATCTGCCCGGGCGACGTGCCCGCCGCGGCCCGGCTGGCGCGAGTGGACGCGCGGCTGAGCCACACGCGCAACGGCGTGTACGGCGCGATGTGGGCCGCGGGCCTCGCGTCGGCGGCGATGGTGTGCGACTCGGTGGACGAAGTCCTCGACGCGGCGATGGCGGCGATCCCGGCGTCCAGCGACCTGGCGGCGGCGGTCCACTTCGGACGGTCGACGGCTGCGAACGGTGATGTCGCGAGTGGACTCGACCGGCTGCACGCGGAATACGGGAACCTGCATTGGGTGCACGTGCTCAACAACGCGGCGGTGATCGCGTACGCCCTCGCGAAGGGCGGCGGCGAGTTCGGGCCGAGCGTGTCGATCGCGGTGACCGCGGGCTGGGACACCGATTCGGCGGCCGCGACGGTCGGGGGAGTGGTGGGCGCGCTGAGCGGGGTGGATGAGTACTGGAGCAAGCCGTTGGACGGGCGGATCGCGACTTCACTGCCGGGTGGGGAACGGCGGATCGCGGATCTCGCGGCCCGCACGGCGAGGCTGGCGGAGGCGGCGCGATGA
- a CDS encoding MFS transporter: protein MPRLPYRRLWWATGVDTLGTGAFTAAMPLLTVTVTRDPRLVSLVATAAALPWLLLALPAGALADRHDRAGLMWRAQAGQAALAGALAVAVACGGAGIPVFVVVAFGLGTGDVVFGTAAQAILPDLLPPSDLPRANGRQQAITTVAQQFAGPPLGSALFGVAAALPFGLDAVSFAVSAAVVATLSRRARGGARRSGVREGLTWLRRHRLLRTLALLLGVNAFCGQLATVTLALLATEVVHIGARGYGVLLAGAAAGSVLGGLVNARLVARIGTRAALVTALTVNAGAFAEIGLSPSAVPMGAFLAVSGFATTLWNIVAIGLRQRLVPPALLGRVTGAYRLLGWGLIPAGTLAGGLVAHGLGLRAPYLVAAVVRGLALVPALPILLRELRDAVR, encoded by the coding sequence ATGCCCCGGCTGCCTTATCGGCGCCTGTGGTGGGCGACCGGCGTCGACACCCTCGGCACCGGGGCGTTCACCGCGGCGATGCCCCTGCTGACCGTCACGGTGACGCGCGATCCCCGGCTCGTGTCCCTCGTCGCGACCGCCGCCGCCCTGCCGTGGCTGCTGCTCGCCCTCCCCGCGGGCGCCTTGGCCGACCGGCACGACCGGGCCGGCCTGATGTGGCGGGCGCAGGCGGGCCAGGCCGCGCTGGCCGGGGCGCTCGCCGTGGCGGTCGCGTGCGGCGGCGCCGGCATACCGGTCTTCGTCGTCGTCGCGTTCGGGCTCGGTACCGGAGACGTCGTCTTCGGCACCGCGGCGCAGGCGATCCTGCCGGACCTGCTCCCGCCGTCCGACCTGCCGCGGGCGAACGGCCGTCAGCAGGCCATCACCACGGTCGCCCAGCAGTTCGCCGGGCCACCGCTGGGCAGCGCGCTGTTCGGCGTCGCGGCCGCTTTGCCGTTCGGGCTCGACGCCGTCTCGTTCGCGGTCTCCGCGGCGGTGGTGGCGACGCTGTCCCGGCGAGCCCGCGGCGGTGCCCGGCGCTCCGGCGTCCGCGAAGGGCTGACCTGGCTCCGCCGGCACCGGTTGCTGCGGACCCTCGCCCTCCTGCTGGGCGTCAACGCGTTCTGCGGCCAGCTCGCCACCGTGACGCTGGCCCTGCTCGCCACCGAGGTGGTGCACATCGGCGCCCGCGGCTACGGCGTGCTGCTCGCCGGCGCGGCGGCCGGCAGCGTCCTCGGCGGCCTGGTCAACGCGCGTCTCGTGGCCCGGATCGGGACCCGGGCGGCGCTGGTGACGGCGCTGACCGTGAACGCCGGCGCGTTCGCCGAGATCGGCCTGAGCCCCTCGGCCGTCCCGATGGGGGCGTTCCTGGCCGTGTCCGGCTTCGCCACGACGCTCTGGAACATCGTGGCGATCGGCCTCCGCCAGCGGCTCGTGCCGCCCGCGCTGCTCGGCCGCGTCACCGGCGCGTACCGCCTGCTGGGCTGGGGACTGATCCCGGCGGGCACGCTGGCCGGCGGGCTGGTCGCGCACGGCCTGGGCCTGCGCGCGCCCTACCTGGTGGCGGCCGTCGTGCGCGGGCTCGCGCTGGTGCCGGCGCTGCCGATCCTGCTGCGGGAACTCCGGGACGCCGTCAGGTGA
- a CDS encoding CaiB/BaiF CoA transferase family protein — MTVSRDPAAGALAGLRVVDASTLFAGPMAAMHLGDMGAEVIKVEHPRKPDPSRTHGAAKDGVNLWWKTLGRNKRTITADLGSEGGREVFLALVTTADVVIENFRPGTLERWQLGYDELASWNPELVLARVTGFGQLGPYRSRPGFGTLAEAMSGFAATTGEPDGPPTLPPFGLADGVASLATAYAIMVALAARANTGRGQVVDTAIIEPMLAMLGPQITRWDQLRTVQPRTGNRSTNNAPRNTYRTADGQWVAVSTSAQSIAERVVRMVGRPDLVDEPWFASGAERARHADELDEAVGKWIGQRTRDEVVAAFEEAQAAVAPIYDAADIVADPQFRALGTIHEIEDAELGPMLMQGPLFRLSGHDGVIGFTGRPHGADTDAVLDELGFSPERVAELRERGAV; from the coding sequence GTGACCGTCTCCCGCGACCCCGCCGCCGGGGCACTGGCCGGGCTGCGCGTCGTCGACGCGTCCACGCTCTTCGCCGGGCCGATGGCCGCGATGCACCTGGGCGACATGGGTGCCGAGGTGATCAAGGTCGAGCACCCGCGCAAACCGGACCCCTCCCGCACCCACGGCGCCGCCAAGGACGGCGTCAACCTCTGGTGGAAGACGCTGGGCCGGAACAAGCGCACGATCACCGCCGATCTCGGCAGCGAAGGCGGCCGCGAGGTCTTCCTCGCCCTCGTCACCACCGCCGACGTCGTGATCGAGAACTTCCGCCCGGGCACCCTCGAGCGCTGGCAGCTCGGGTACGACGAGCTGGCGAGCTGGAACCCGGAGCTCGTGCTCGCCCGCGTCACCGGATTCGGGCAGCTCGGTCCTTATCGGTCGCGGCCCGGCTTCGGCACCCTCGCCGAAGCGATGAGCGGCTTCGCGGCGACCACCGGGGAACCCGACGGGCCGCCGACGCTCCCGCCGTTCGGCCTGGCCGACGGCGTCGCGTCGCTGGCCACGGCGTACGCGATCATGGTCGCCCTGGCGGCGCGCGCGAACACCGGGCGCGGGCAGGTCGTCGACACCGCGATCATCGAGCCGATGCTCGCCATGCTCGGCCCGCAGATCACGCGTTGGGACCAGCTGCGCACCGTCCAGCCGCGCACCGGAAACCGGTCGACCAACAACGCGCCGCGCAACACCTACCGCACCGCCGACGGCCAGTGGGTCGCGGTGTCCACGTCGGCCCAGTCGATCGCCGAACGCGTGGTCCGGATGGTCGGCCGCCCGGACCTCGTCGACGAGCCGTGGTTCGCCAGCGGTGCCGAGCGCGCCCGGCACGCCGACGAACTCGACGAAGCCGTCGGCAAGTGGATCGGGCAGCGTACGCGCGACGAGGTCGTCGCGGCGTTCGAGGAAGCGCAGGCCGCGGTCGCGCCGATCTACGACGCCGCCGACATCGTCGCCGACCCGCAGTTCCGGGCGCTCGGCACGATCCACGAGATCGAGGACGCCGAGCTGGGGCCGATGCTCATGCAGGGCCCGCTGTTCCGGCTGTCGGGCCACGACGGCGTCATCGGGTTCACCGGGCGCCCGCACGGCGCCGACACCGACGCGGTCCTGGACGAACTCGGGTTCTCGCCGGAACGGGTGGCCGAACTGCGGGAGCGGGGTGCGGTGTGA
- a CDS encoding ArsR/SmtB family transcription factor, whose product MALTVELDVAELAATRFAVSPLSETVACLQQLGGRDRQAATLPWLRWASDELAREPLDLAWTWPLLVHDRPSWPEFLVPAPKDSGPSIEDDLAALRRTTARQVRASLARVFGAELTGPATDLAARPAAGLRAIAAELRAAHDRLVAPHWPRIRAVLDADVAHRARALATGGAEKLFAGLHPNLRWQEGKLLLDDVRPVNRGPGGLVLIPVVLGSPHVLVKRNTSTQTTVRYPARGRGALWTAGTRPPARATVRLLGQARAGLLEALRSPATTTELARALGVTPSAVSQHLAVLRENGLVERERSGRQVLYLITALGTSLLTG is encoded by the coding sequence GTGGCCCTGACGGTGGAACTCGACGTCGCGGAGCTGGCGGCGACCCGCTTCGCCGTCTCCCCGCTGTCGGAAACCGTGGCGTGCCTACAGCAGCTCGGCGGGCGCGACCGCCAGGCGGCGACCCTGCCGTGGCTGCGCTGGGCTTCCGACGAGCTCGCCCGCGAACCCCTGGACCTCGCGTGGACGTGGCCATTGCTCGTGCACGACCGGCCCAGCTGGCCGGAATTCCTGGTGCCCGCGCCGAAGGACTCGGGTCCGTCCATCGAGGACGACCTGGCCGCGTTGCGGCGCACGACCGCCCGCCAGGTCCGGGCCAGCCTCGCCCGCGTGTTCGGCGCCGAGCTGACCGGGCCCGCCACCGACCTCGCCGCGCGCCCGGCGGCCGGGCTGCGGGCGATCGCCGCGGAGCTGCGTGCGGCGCACGACCGGCTGGTGGCCCCGCACTGGCCGCGGATCCGGGCCGTCCTCGACGCCGACGTCGCCCACCGCGCCCGCGCACTGGCCACCGGCGGTGCCGAGAAGCTGTTCGCCGGCCTGCACCCGAACCTGCGCTGGCAGGAGGGAAAGCTGCTGCTGGACGACGTCCGGCCGGTCAACCGGGGTCCCGGCGGGCTCGTGCTCATCCCCGTCGTGCTCGGCTCGCCGCACGTCCTGGTCAAGCGGAACACCTCCACGCAGACGACGGTCCGCTACCCCGCCCGCGGCCGCGGCGCGCTGTGGACGGCGGGCACCCGGCCCCCGGCGCGGGCCACCGTCCGGCTGCTCGGCCAGGCGCGGGCCGGGCTCCTCGAAGCCCTCCGCTCCCCCGCGACCACGACCGAGCTGGCCCGCGCCCTCGGCGTCACGCCCAGCGCCGTCTCGCAGCACCTGGCCGTACTCAGGGAAAACGGGCTGGTCGAGCGGGAACGCTCCGGGCGCCAGGTCCTCTACCTGATCACGGCGCTCGGAACGTCCCTCCTGACCGGTTAG
- a CDS encoding ABC transporter substrate-binding protein: protein MKTRRTLVAGALTAVGLLLTACGGGGSGDSGDGPVSLTFQSLSDQPAAIAATQKIVGDWNKAHPGVQVKIVQAGWDGVYDKLITQFNAGSAPDIVHYEAAGIAPFATDGFLADLTPYLSAEKRADIPKGVLDSVTVDGKVIAQPTELQSYVVFANKTQLQQAGVTIPTGASMTWDQLREIAKATTKDGKFGLGWGLSSPTAAFVALAPGFGGKYFEGTGNDAKLTAGPGEQALPQLVDAMAHQDHSILPVTLTQSGTKALAPFYAGQIAMTVQGSYQAANIAKDAPKGFDWVVLPPLAGSAGPAQAANPQTLSVNKDSAHVKEAAEFVDFFTSTENLAAINEADALIPPTTSARQALAAKLAGKNGWDAILASGEHLTSAPYLFAGKYAQWKDTVATPAYQQFLAQKIDAAGLAKQLEDGWKNVNK, encoded by the coding sequence ATGAAGACACGACGCACACTGGTCGCCGGCGCGCTGACGGCCGTCGGACTGCTGCTCACCGCCTGCGGGGGCGGGGGCAGCGGCGACAGCGGGGACGGCCCGGTCTCCCTCACCTTCCAGTCCCTGTCCGACCAGCCCGCCGCCATCGCCGCGACGCAGAAGATCGTCGGCGACTGGAACAAGGCCCACCCCGGCGTGCAGGTCAAGATCGTGCAGGCGGGCTGGGACGGCGTCTACGACAAGCTGATCACCCAGTTCAACGCCGGTTCGGCGCCGGACATCGTGCACTACGAGGCGGCCGGGATCGCACCGTTCGCCACCGACGGCTTCCTCGCCGACCTCACGCCGTACCTCTCGGCGGAGAAGCGCGCGGACATCCCGAAGGGCGTCCTCGACTCGGTCACGGTCGACGGCAAGGTGATCGCCCAGCCCACCGAGCTGCAGTCCTATGTGGTCTTCGCGAACAAGACCCAGCTGCAGCAGGCCGGCGTCACGATCCCGACCGGTGCCTCGATGACGTGGGACCAGCTGCGCGAGATCGCGAAGGCGACGACCAAGGACGGCAAGTTCGGCCTCGGGTGGGGCCTGTCGAGCCCGACGGCCGCGTTCGTCGCGCTGGCGCCCGGGTTCGGCGGGAAGTACTTCGAGGGCACCGGCAACGACGCCAAGCTGACGGCCGGGCCGGGCGAGCAGGCGCTGCCGCAGCTCGTCGACGCGATGGCGCACCAGGACCACTCGATCCTCCCGGTCACGCTGACGCAGTCGGGCACCAAGGCGCTGGCGCCGTTCTACGCGGGGCAGATCGCGATGACCGTCCAGGGTTCCTACCAGGCGGCCAACATCGCGAAGGACGCGCCGAAGGGCTTCGACTGGGTGGTCCTGCCGCCGCTGGCCGGCTCGGCCGGGCCCGCGCAGGCCGCGAACCCGCAGACGCTGTCGGTGAACAAGGACTCGGCGCACGTCAAGGAGGCCGCGGAGTTCGTGGACTTCTTCACCAGCACCGAAAACCTCGCCGCGATCAACGAGGCCGACGCGCTGATCCCGCCGACGACGTCGGCGCGGCAGGCGCTGGCCGCGAAGCTCGCCGGCAAGAACGGGTGGGACGCGATCCTCGCCTCGGGCGAGCACCTGACCTCGGCGCCCTACCTGTTCGCCGGCAAGTACGCGCAGTGGAAGGACACCGTCGCGACCCCGGCGTACCAGCAGTTCCTCGCGCAGAAGATCGATGCGGCCGGCCTCGCGAAGCAGCTCGAGGACGGCTGGAAGAACGTGAACAAGTGA
- a CDS encoding ribokinase produces MTGRVVVVGSANVDLAVDVPRPPKAGETILGDRLRRSPGGKGANQAVAAALAGGADTSFVGALGDDEGADLILVSLGGAGVRTDLIERAEAPTGTAFITVAPDGENAIVVAPGANDHVRIGAAQADRIAEADVILAQLEIPLDVVAAAAAAKRPGARMILNAAPSRELPDSLWEVVDLLVVNEHEAADLAGEPEKLLKRVPAVVVTLGGEGCAVLRRDEEPVRIPGIPVDVVDTTGAGDTFCGVLAAALAHGHHLPEAARQASAAAALAVTRPGAQAAVPTAAEVAALEGKAR; encoded by the coding sequence ATGACCGGGCGGGTCGTGGTCGTGGGGTCGGCCAACGTGGATCTCGCCGTCGATGTGCCCCGGCCGCCCAAAGCGGGCGAGACCATCCTCGGTGACCGCCTTCGCCGCAGTCCCGGAGGCAAAGGTGCGAACCAGGCCGTAGCCGCCGCGCTGGCCGGGGGTGCCGACACCAGCTTCGTCGGCGCGCTCGGCGACGACGAAGGTGCCGACCTGATCCTCGTCTCCCTCGGCGGCGCGGGCGTCCGCACCGACCTGATCGAACGCGCCGAAGCACCCACCGGCACCGCGTTCATCACCGTCGCCCCGGACGGGGAGAACGCCATCGTCGTCGCCCCGGGCGCCAACGACCACGTGCGGATCGGGGCCGCGCAGGCCGACCGGATCGCCGAAGCCGACGTCATCCTGGCGCAGCTGGAAATCCCGCTCGACGTCGTCGCGGCCGCCGCCGCGGCCAAGCGGCCCGGGGCGCGGATGATCCTCAACGCGGCGCCGTCGCGGGAGCTGCCCGATTCGCTGTGGGAGGTCGTCGACCTGCTGGTCGTGAACGAGCACGAAGCGGCCGACCTCGCGGGCGAGCCCGAGAAGCTGCTCAAGCGCGTCCCGGCGGTGGTCGTCACCCTCGGCGGCGAGGGCTGCGCGGTCCTCCGCCGCGACGAGGAACCCGTGCGGATCCCCGGCATCCCGGTCGACGTCGTGGACACCACCGGCGCGGGCGACACCTTCTGCGGCGTCCTCGCCGCCGCCCTGGCCCACGGGCACCACCTACCCGAGGCCGCCCGGCAAGCGAGCGCCGCCGCCGCGCTGGCCGTCACGCGGCCCGGGGCCCAGGCCGCCGTCCCCACCGCCGCGGAAGTCGCGGCGCTCGAAGGAAAGGCACGATGA
- a CDS encoding ADP-ribosylglycohydrolase family protein, whose protein sequence is MTWLEDRAVAVITGAAVGDALGGATEGWTPEQIEERHGGRVTGVVGPWYPDWRTARPIAPYHKGDGHVTDDTLMTRALVEVYAKRRAHLDAYAMAEDLVPLMIGEPRWVPELESTALLLQRVFLAEKWIVARLHYGHVDPREAGVGNVVNCGAAMYVAPVGVVNAGDPRAAYAEAIDLTGAHQSSYGREAAGVLAAMVAAAVAPGASLDDVVAAALDVAHDGTAAALRAVVETFGDRSVPPGTDGEERALAALVRETVAPFDSVGPHYREMSMDARRPSRTKSIEELPAALAFVLAHRGDFRGAVLAAVNYGRDADSIAVMAAAICAGLGGTAVVPAEWVDQVGDASRMDLRETGHLLASAAADILKADRERAAARAAFLEATA, encoded by the coding sequence GTGACCTGGCTGGAAGACCGGGCCGTCGCGGTGATCACCGGTGCGGCCGTCGGGGACGCCCTCGGCGGTGCCACCGAAGGGTGGACACCCGAGCAGATCGAAGAGCGGCACGGCGGCCGGGTGACCGGTGTCGTCGGGCCGTGGTACCCGGACTGGCGGACGGCCCGCCCGATCGCGCCGTACCACAAGGGCGACGGGCACGTCACCGACGACACCCTCATGACGCGGGCGCTCGTCGAGGTGTACGCGAAGCGACGCGCGCACCTCGACGCGTACGCGATGGCCGAGGACCTGGTGCCGCTGATGATCGGCGAGCCGCGCTGGGTGCCGGAGCTGGAGTCGACCGCGCTGTTGCTGCAGCGGGTCTTCCTCGCGGAGAAGTGGATCGTCGCGAGGCTCCACTATGGACACGTGGATCCGCGCGAAGCGGGCGTGGGCAACGTGGTCAACTGCGGTGCGGCGATGTACGTCGCCCCGGTGGGCGTGGTCAACGCGGGTGATCCGCGGGCCGCGTACGCCGAGGCGATCGACCTGACCGGCGCGCACCAGTCGAGCTACGGCCGCGAGGCGGCGGGCGTGCTGGCCGCGATGGTGGCGGCCGCGGTCGCCCCGGGCGCGTCGCTCGACGACGTCGTGGCGGCCGCGCTGGACGTGGCCCACGACGGGACCGCCGCGGCGTTGCGCGCGGTCGTGGAGACCTTCGGTGACCGGTCCGTCCCCCCGGGCACCGACGGGGAAGAACGCGCGCTGGCGGCGCTCGTCCGCGAGACCGTCGCGCCGTTCGACTCGGTCGGGCCGCACTACCGCGAGATGTCGATGGACGCGCGGCGGCCGTCGCGGACGAAGTCGATCGAGGAGCTGCCCGCCGCGCTGGCGTTCGTGCTGGCGCACCGGGGCGACTTCCGCGGCGCGGTGCTGGCGGCGGTGAACTACGGCCGGGACGCCGACTCGATCGCCGTGATGGCGGCGGCGATCTGCGCGGGCCTCGGCGGCACGGCCGTGGTGCCCGCCGAGTGGGTCGACCAGGTCGGCGACGCCAGCCGGATGGACCTGCGCGAGACCGGGCACCTGCTGGCTTCGGCGGCCGCGGACATCCTGAAGGCCGACCGCGAGCGGGCCGCCGCCCGCGCCGCGTTCCTGGAGGCGACGGCGTGA
- a CDS encoding SUMF1/EgtB/PvdO family nonheme iron enzyme has translation MTASFDPLVPRPIDRPTEVRGPLSALDEAKIFAAPANPADRPAWRAKLHEWREDARKRHGYTGAAYARPQAAWAASCYAVAQVWLWDELLYSFAEHRFTPERFLADARDRFGGLDAVVLWHAYPVIGLDDRNQWDFYRDVPGLPALIDTLHAEGLRVFVDYNPWDVGTRRGEDDLTELAALVKDFEADGVFLDTLKKAEPDFVDRLEAARPGIVLEGESKLAVERIEDHAASWAQFFADSPVPGVLRAHWYERRHMQHHVRRWHRDHSEELQSAWLNGVGVMVWEVVFGVWVGWSPRDAATVRRMVTLQRLAKDLLLDGEWTPLAELPPEAEAAGVYASRWDLGDKTLWTLANRGDTDYHGPLPGTDLLGGVPARGIGATADGWRPELPDLPHDPDARFPHRIATRVRPQRTTGVPDEDAVVVPAGPYVLTVRYRARETGMYQGAPYVDEWKPLPPRLHDARTLQREGELTTSVAVAATEVTNAQFAEFLAATGYEWAPKHAGAADEPVTYVDLDDARAYCAWRGGRLPTEDEWQLAGERLRRGTPAVWNWTESEHSDGRTRLVMLKGGSDYVAEGSEWYVEGGRKGPEYTVKLLLPGLGLARSATVGFRCAWEVPS, from the coding sequence ATGACCGCCAGTTTCGACCCGCTCGTCCCGCGGCCGATCGACCGGCCGACCGAGGTGCGCGGTCCGCTGTCCGCATTGGACGAAGCCAAGATCTTCGCCGCGCCCGCGAACCCCGCCGACCGGCCCGCGTGGCGCGCGAAGCTCCACGAATGGCGTGAAGACGCCCGCAAGCGCCACGGCTACACCGGCGCCGCCTACGCTCGTCCGCAAGCGGCCTGGGCGGCGTCCTGCTACGCCGTCGCCCAGGTCTGGCTCTGGGACGAGCTGCTCTACTCGTTCGCCGAACACCGCTTCACGCCCGAACGTTTCCTCGCCGACGCGAGAGACCGCTTCGGCGGGCTCGACGCCGTCGTCCTCTGGCACGCCTACCCGGTGATCGGCCTCGACGACCGCAACCAGTGGGACTTCTACCGCGACGTCCCCGGTCTCCCCGCCCTCATCGACACCCTGCACGCCGAGGGCCTGCGCGTCTTCGTCGACTACAACCCCTGGGACGTCGGCACCCGCCGCGGCGAGGACGACCTCACCGAGCTGGCCGCCCTGGTCAAGGACTTCGAAGCCGACGGCGTCTTCCTCGACACGCTCAAGAAGGCCGAGCCGGACTTCGTCGACCGTCTCGAAGCCGCCCGGCCCGGGATCGTCCTCGAGGGCGAGTCGAAGCTCGCCGTCGAGCGGATCGAGGACCACGCGGCGTCGTGGGCCCAGTTCTTCGCCGACTCGCCCGTGCCCGGCGTCCTGCGCGCCCACTGGTACGAGCGGCGCCACATGCAGCACCACGTCCGCCGCTGGCACCGCGACCACAGCGAAGAACTGCAGTCGGCGTGGCTCAACGGCGTCGGCGTGATGGTCTGGGAGGTCGTCTTCGGGGTCTGGGTCGGCTGGTCTCCCCGCGACGCCGCGACCGTCCGCCGGATGGTCACTCTGCAGCGCCTGGCGAAGGACCTCCTCCTCGACGGCGAGTGGACGCCCCTGGCCGAACTGCCGCCCGAGGCCGAAGCCGCCGGCGTCTACGCGTCTCGCTGGGACCTCGGGGACAAGACCTTGTGGACCCTCGCCAACCGCGGCGACACCGACTACCACGGCCCGCTGCCCGGCACCGACCTCCTCGGCGGGGTCCCCGCCCGCGGGATCGGCGCCACGGCGGACGGCTGGCGCCCCGAGCTCCCGGACCTGCCGCACGACCCGGACGCCCGGTTCCCGCACCGGATCGCGACTCGCGTCCGTCCACAACGGACCACCGGAGTGCCGGACGAAGACGCGGTCGTCGTCCCGGCCGGGCCGTACGTCCTGACCGTGCGGTACCGCGCTCGCGAGACCGGCATGTACCAGGGAGCGCCCTACGTCGACGAATGGAAGCCGCTCCCACCGCGCCTGCACGACGCCCGCACGCTGCAACGCGAAGGCGAGCTGACCACTTCGGTGGCGGTGGCGGCGACCGAAGTGACCAACGCGCAGTTCGCGGAGTTCCTGGCCGCGACCGGCTACGAGTGGGCACCGAAGCACGCGGGCGCCGCGGACGAGCCGGTCACGTACGTCGACCTCGACGACGCCCGCGCGTACTGCGCGTGGCGCGGCGGCCGGCTGCCCACCGAGGACGAATGGCAGCTGGCGGGGGAGCGGCTGCGCCGCGGCACCCCGGCCGTGTGGAACTGGACCGAGAGCGAGCACTCCGACGGCCGGACCCGGCTCGTGATGCTGAAGGGCGGCAGCGACTACGTGGCCGAAGGCTCGGAGTGGTACGTCGAAGGCGGCCGGAAGGGACCCGAGTACACCGTGAAACTCCTCCTGCCCGGCCTGGGCCTCGCCCGGAGCGCGACGGTCGGCTTCCGCTGCGCCTGGGAGGTGCCGTCGTGA
- a CDS encoding HpcH/HpaI aldolase/citrate lyase family protein, protein MTPPLTLLYAPADRPDRVRKALESAADVVLVDLEDAVAPARKDEARENAVRLLASVARPVQVRVNHPSTPWHDADLAAVAGLPPSVGVRLPKVEAPAEVLAVAAVLPGRDLHPLIESALGVERALEIATASPRVASIGLGEADLRSDLGVADDAGLTWARSRVIVAARAARLAPPAMSAYPNVRDLDGLAASCRAGRALGFRGRTAIHPVQLETIRTAFLPTAQEVSRAREVIARVAGATAAGVGAIALADGTFLDVAMVEQARTVLSLAD, encoded by the coding sequence GTGACGCCGCCGCTCACGCTCCTCTACGCGCCCGCCGACCGGCCGGACCGGGTGCGCAAGGCCCTGGAATCCGCGGCCGACGTCGTGCTCGTCGACCTCGAGGACGCCGTCGCCCCGGCCCGCAAGGACGAAGCCCGCGAAAACGCCGTGCGGCTGCTGGCTTCGGTGGCGAGGCCGGTGCAGGTGCGCGTCAACCACCCGAGCACGCCGTGGCACGACGCCGACCTCGCGGCGGTCGCGGGCCTGCCGCCGTCGGTGGGCGTGCGGCTCCCGAAAGTCGAAGCCCCGGCGGAGGTCCTGGCCGTCGCCGCGGTGCTCCCGGGCCGGGACCTGCACCCGCTGATCGAGTCCGCGCTCGGCGTGGAACGGGCCCTGGAGATCGCGACGGCGTCGCCGCGGGTGGCGTCGATCGGGCTGGGCGAGGCGGACCTGCGCTCGGACCTCGGCGTGGCCGACGACGCCGGGCTGACCTGGGCGCGAAGCCGGGTGATCGTCGCGGCGCGGGCCGCGCGGCTGGCCCCGCCCGCGATGTCGGCCTACCCGAACGTCCGCGACCTCGACGGGCTCGCGGCGTCCTGCCGCGCGGGGAGGGCGCTGGGGTTCCGCGGCCGGACCGCGATCCACCCGGTGCAGCTCGAGACGATCCGGACCGCGTTCCTGCCGACGGCGCAGGAGGTCTCGCGGGCGCGTGAGGTCATCGCGCGGGTGGCGGGCGCGACGGCGGCCGGGGTGGGCGCGATCGCCCTGGCGGACGGGACGTTCCTCGACGTGGCCATGGTCGAGCAGGCGCGGACGGTGCTTTCCCTGGCCGACTAG